A window of Heteronotia binoei isolate CCM8104 ecotype False Entrance Well chromosome 17, APGP_CSIRO_Hbin_v1, whole genome shotgun sequence genomic DNA:
AGTAGGCCTAAAAGCCATTTTTCCGCCCTTAGTGATCTTATAATTCTTCCCCAGGTGAAAAAACTGGCAAGATTTACTCAAAAGGAGGCACCGAGCATCTTCCTTCAGGGAGCATCATGGAGAACATCCACGAACTACAGCACCCGCTTTTGGCCAAAACACCCGGGAAGGTGGCCCTCCAGAGTGAGGTGGCAAGCCAAGCTGGTCACCAGGAACACTCCAGGCCGTTTTACCGCCAGGCGTTGCACGACTTCCATTGGTTCCATCAGCCTGGCTCCGTTCTCACCAACCAGCTCTTAGACCCTGGCAGCCTGCAAAGGACGGTGGGGCCGTACCGTCCTTCCGACCCAGCGTTGTACCCCGAGCGGTGGAAGCCAAACCACCCTCAGGGCTGGAAGAAGAAAGATTACATCGAAACGGCCTTCGGGGACAGCAAACAGGCCGGAGAGTTACCCCGGAAAGTGGCCCTTGAGAAGGACATTCACACAGTCTGTTACGAAGTGGGCGATGCAGAGGGGCTGGATCTCGAGGTAAGATGGGGCCTGGGGGCGAGGCAGGATAGGGCTgctgggtctgtgttggaaaatacctggagactttgggggtggggctgggaaagggtggggcttggggaggggaggggcctcagcatggcacaatgccatagactccacccttcagagcagccattttctccagaggagctgatctctgccagctggagttcagttgaaaaagcgggagatctccaggcctcacctgaaggctGGAATGCAAGAAATCCACAGGGGCAGATACACTTGGCAACAAACTTGACCCTCctatttcattgagtgccctggAGTTCtcatacttctttctctaccttctctatcccatgcacaatcttgtaagcctctctcatgtcacccctcagtcgacgtttctccaagctaaagagccccaagcgttttacccTTTTTTCATAGGCAAAGCgtttcatccctttaatcattctagttgcccttttcccgctataatatcttttttgaggtgcggttactttaaaaaaaagttacttttaaaaaagggtaaaggtagccccctagccgtttccgactctcggcaaactttttacggggtgggttgccgttgccttcctcagtcatctacactccaccaccccccacagcaagttgggtcctcattttactgacctcggaaggatggaaggctgagtcagccttgagccggcgacctgaacccagcttccgccgggatcaaactcaggtcatgagcagagagctcagactgcagtactgcagctttaccactctgcgccacggggcttacTTACTTAGGAGGATCCTTAATCACTGGAAACTTAGCAGTGGGGGAGCGCATGTGGGGGGAATAATTCATTTGAAAATCAAAGGCCTGTGTCTCTGATCTTCTGAACCTTAATAACACCCCGAAGCGCTAAAATTCTACCGACAACAGGCTGCAGTTTCGCAAAGTTCCCCGAGAGCAGCCTATTAAGGAAACGATGGGTTGTCTTTGAACTGAGAGAAGTACATCTTCCTGTAATCTAAACCAGAGCAAAGGTAAATGGACGTGTGGGAGGGAAAAAATTGTTATCTGCTGGTTCCATATATGCTCTAACTCAGAAACAAGATCCGTTCTGTCCTCATGAAAGTCTGTGATAAATGCCCAAGGACAGAACGACATTATTTTCTGCAGTGACTTCTTTTTAAATCGGGTGTGCCCGCGatttgaagggtggggtacagACAGGGACTCATGTGCCATATCCAGCAGCgtatagtggttaaagtttcAGATTAGAAATTTGGGAAatccgggtttgaatccccatttgtgccatggaagcttgctgggtgaccttgggccaatcacatgctCTCATAGAATCACACaagcatagagctggaagggagttCCAGGGTTactccaaccccttgcacagtgcaagaaatccacaaatgcctcccccccacatctccagtagggttgccaagtctaattcagaaaatatctggggacttcgggggtggagccaagagactttgggagtggagccaggagactttgggcaggaccagactttcccatttccaaaataaatacataaaaatacagcagtgcatagTTATAATACagtgaatagtcatcatttcccaatcccccaatagctgcaattctaatAAATGAAAGTGAGCACACACAAAACGCAGCCAAAATGCagagagtttgcaagctcacatttttgcgATCTCAGTGGGGCTTtattcacaggaactgctgttcttcaagcTAACACTGGcaagagttttcctccatcccataaacaggttcctatacaaagactctgaaaacaatgcaaaacaaacacacacacacacacactcttactggctctggttcctctacaaagacttctgaaaagtacagagGCTGTGCTtgcttgctctttctttcttttttccttgcttgctttcttgctttctctctctctctctctctcacacacacacactttctgggtccggttcctccacaacaacatctgaaaagtacaggggctatgctgctctctctcacacacacgcgcactctctctcttacttcctctgaaatgaaagcaaaacaaactgaggggctatgctgctctctctcacacacacgcgcactctctctcttacttcctctgaaatgaaagcaaaacaaactgagggattGTGCTCTCAGgaggctctgctgctgacccttccccattaagtacttcctgcttccttctcaaatttaaaggtacacacacacattttaaaacgggatctgtttgcaggtttctaaatctgCCAGAGAGCTAGAGATACGTGGTGGCCGTGGGGGCtgagcttccccctgccggccagctagctgggggtggggtggagcctgtaaaaccgcgggatcccctgctggaacctggggattgggaagcctaatccccagtgacccctcctCCAGgccaagaagatggcaaaaacctccaggatcccttgccaatctggcctggagaaaaatttctgactccgaagtgtcaatcagcatttccctgggcgtgtagaAGGAGCCACAagtactaagcactgatgcagcccttcctgccctccttttcgcAAGTCTATCCTacctttcagggttgttgtgaggataaaatggagtggaGAGCTATGTAAGCCATGTTGGGTTTCCAGCGggatgaaaggcaggatataaataaatgtttggggtttttttcttattAGCAGAACAGtgcaaggggaagggaaggagaagccCCTTTAAATCATAGCTCCGACTTCCCCTCCCCATTCCAgtcctttaaatcaggggtgttgaacttatttgttatgagggccagatctgacataaatgagaccttgaggggccgggccatgtcaggttgggctgagccatgttgggccgggctatgtgcgtacctatttaagattaggtagcagagatataaactttataacgaacataaacacaaatatatattttttaaaaaacttaaaacatgcttaaaatgttagcagtcattggtcttaaagatgctttctttgtatttctcccatgggatccagggaactgggcaaaggaagctctggctctttccttccttccccgggggacttggtggggaggagcctcagccaatagaaggaagaggggcttggttcagtagctctgctgtgtgattgtgagagcctggcaacgcaagctattcctccccccccccaagggaggagcctcagttcggtggagaaaacagagattttgctctgtagctcctgtgcgattgagcaagcctggcaaagcaagctgtgctatagaaggaagcaagggagagggagacgaagcagatgacagccggttgctcgggggcctgatagaagccctctgggggcctgatttgggcccTGAACTGcgtgtttgatacccctgctttaaatagggttgccaagtccaaccccagaaatatctggggactttggtggtggagccaggagacttttggggtggagccaggagacactggggtggagctggggggggggggaaacggcgtctCCTTGCCTGGCATATGGAAGCCAAATGAGAAAGACCTAACGGGTTTGCCTGGGAAGAGAGTGTTCAATAACTTTGCGGCCACTGTGCAGAAGTCCCTACCTTTTGTGAAATGTAAGGaaagccacggcaagcggagaagagacGGCAGCGGttcggcggcctcgcccgctccgcctctggggtggaatcggggggggggtggaggcgggccgggggcgtggcgagctgcgagtccgggtcctagaagggcccggattcgtggctcacCATGCTCTTGGCCttcctcgccctccccttctctggttttgcctgcgctgctcttggctgctcctccgagatgggctcagcctgggcccatctcggaggagcagctgcagtgggcggggagggggcagcagcggcgcggcggcctcgctcgctccaggatcgggcggctcgccatgctccctggcgccgtttcccccctccccccgcttccggttttttggggagcgggggaagagggtggaaatcctggggtcccctgccagggcgggagggttgggaagcctagctttaAAGCATAGTCTcctgagaggggggaggggaaataagGCTATTTTGTGTGGTTTGGCCTGAGGGACCTCAAGGTAAGAGCTGGACGAGGCAATTTATTTGAGCAAGGTCACGCAGGTACCAACATGGGTTAAACCAGAAGCCTGTATTGTGCTGTCTGCCGACACTTTTTTCTGGCGCTCACCGAGTGTTCTTAGGAAACGAGTCTTTTCCCCAGTATGGCTTCTGACTGACCTTTGGAGAATTGATCGGCCGTGCAGATATTTTAAAACGttgctctggcagcagctgccactgcagcacaaagATCTACACCCTGCGTGTTCCTGTAGTTAAGCGGCGGCAATTATTAtgcggctggctccgcctcctgtggaagccattttgttgcCAGGCCCACCGtaccgtgtcagaattccaaagatgcctcaAAGTTCAAAAAGGTCAGGGGACTCCTGGATTAAACCCGTAGGGATGCATTCCACAGATTCCTTTCCGCTAAGAGTTCTCCTCTGGTGTAAAGTTTCCTCCAATCCAGGAGATACAAAGAGCCTCTtgtgttagagcaggggtgtcatgaacatgcggcccagaggctgaattaggccctcagaaggctcttatcaggcccctgagcaactggctcttgtccacttccttctccctctcttgcttccttctgcacctcagcttgctttgccaggcttgctccattgcacagAAGCTGcaaagcaaaacctcaattttctccattggttgcggctcctccctctcctggtcccctggggagggagggaaagagccagagcttcctttgcttccctggatcccataggagagatacaaagaaagcacctttaagaccaaaaagtgctaatgttttaagcatattttattttaaggtgctggaaagccagttgggtgtagtggttaagtgtgcggactcttatctgggagaaccgggtttgattccccactcctccacttgcacctgctggaatggccttgggtcagccatagctctggcagaggttgtccttgaaagggcagactcttatctgggagaaccgggtttgattccccactcctccacttgcacctgctggaatggccttgggtcagccatagctctggcagaggttgtccttgaaagggcagactcttatctgggagaaccgggtttgattccccactcctccacttgcacctgctggaatggccttgggtcagccatagctctggcagaggttgtccttgaaagggcagactcttatctgggagaaccgggtttgattccccactcctccacttgcacctgctggaatggccttgggtcagccatagctctggcagaggttgtccttgaaagggcagactcttatctgggagaaccgggtttgattccccactcctccacttgcacctgctggaatggccttgggtcagccatagctctggcagaggttgtccttgaaagggcagctgctgtgagagccctctcagccccacccacctcacagggtgtctgttgtgggggaggaaggtaaaggagattgtgagcggctctgagactcttcgccgtggagggcgggatataaatccaatatcttcttcatcttcttcttctttttttgtcatGTTTCTccatgtcttttaaaaagtttatatctctgctacctaatcttaaataggtacacacacggcctggcctgatactagggttgccaatccccaggtgggggctggggatcccccggtttggaggccctccccccgcttcagggtcatcagaaagcgggggcagagggagggaaatgtctcctgggcactccattattccctgtggagacagattcccatagggactaatggagaattgatccgcaggtatctggggctctgggggggggtgtgggctgtcttttgaggtagaggcaccaaatttgcagcataccatcctttgcctcacctcaaaacaccctccaagtttcaaaaggattggaccaggggggtccaattctatgagcctcaaaagaaggtgctcctatccttcattattccaaattgagggacggcatttaaaaggcacgtggtccctttaaatgtgatggccagaactccctttggaattcaattacacttgtcaccaccttgctccttgctccacccccaatgtctcctggctccgcccccaaagtctcctggctccacccccaaagtccccagatatttcttgaattggacttggcaaccctacctgacatggcccagcctggcccgacaaggcctAATTTATATAACAAACGAGTTCAGCATCCCTGTGTTAGAGAGAAGGGTTCCCAAGCAAAAGAAAGTGCTGCCAATGGAACCAATCCATGAGATCCAACCCTTTACATGCTGGGGCTCCTGTTTTGTTCCAAGCAggagtcatttagtagaaaaagaggtgccggagctcatatgccacacacccctgacatcaccagaaggtgtactaaagtatatcagttcagcatctaccttaaaatgcttcttgaattataatgaagaggaagaagaagaattgcagatttataccctgcccttctctctgactcagagactcagagtacaatctcctatatcttctccccccacaacagacaccctatgagctgagtggggctgggagagctctgacagaagctgccctttcaaggacaagtcttgcgagagctatggctgacccatggccattccagcagctgcaagtggaggagtggggaatcaaacccggttcttccagataagagtctgccctttcaaggacaattcctgcgatagttatggctgacccaaggccattccagcagctgcaagtggaggagtggggaatcaaacccggttctcccagataagagtctgctctttcaagaataacctctgccagagctacggctgacccaaggccattccagcagctggaagtggaggagtggggaatcaaacccggttctcccagataagagtctgccctttcaaggccaacttctgccagagcgatggctgacccaaggccattccagcagatgcaagtggaggagtgcggaatcaaacctggttctcccagataagagtccgcacacttcaccactataccaaactgactttcataatggtcatcataaaaccttactcccatcatattttttaaaatgactttctcctatgtggccacagtggcatgaggaagatttccatctgtctgctcgatatgttttggttattttcccatttttggtggggaaaaatattaggaagtttgtaaaatcttagaattcagcaaaattctcacaggggcttTGAGCAATGGAATCCAGAcgcaggattttttgggggggagggggggggagaaagaaagagcgcaataacatttagaggttccagagctccactcttgtgagctcctgcccaaaataaggcctgattCCAAGACAGAGCGAGAAAGAAAGAGGCGGCAACAGAAATGTAGctgcttcttttaaaaacagCTTCCCCTCCTGAGCTTTTGAACTTCTCCATGATCATCACTGTTATTATTAGCAGGTTACCCATCATTATTATAGGCCAGAACAATCTGGAGCTTGTATATTAGCAATGTAGAAGGCTCGCTTGGTGCCTCTCTGCACTGTGAGGTTAGGAAGAGATTGAATACacacgagggttgccaagtccaactcaagaaatacctggggactttgggggtggagccaggagcaagggtgtggcaatgtgattgaactccaaaaggagttctggccatcacatttaaagggaccacgctccttttaaatgccttcatcccataggaaataatggagaataggggcacctcctttgggggctcataaaattggaccccctggtccaatctttttgaagcttggggagttgttttgaggacaggcaccaggtgctatgctgaaattttggtgcctctacctcaaaaagacagcccctccagagctccagatacccatggatcaattctccattataccgtatgggaatcaatctctgtagggtataatggagtgcccagcagacatttccctcccacctccttgctttctgataaccttgaagcagagggagggcttcaAAACggcaggatcccctgcccccacctggggattggcatctcatAAT
This region includes:
- the TMEM91 gene encoding transmembrane protein 91 — encoded protein: MENIHELQHPLLAKTPGKVALQSEVASQAGHQEHSRPFYRQALHDFHWFHQPGSVLTNQLLDPGSLQRTVGPYRPSDPALYPERWKPNHPQGWKKKDYIETAFGDSKQAGELPRKVALEKDIHTVCYEVGDAEGLDLENDSSSDSDTESESSFSTLLPQDYLGLAVFSMLCCFWPLGIAAFYLSQKTNKASAKGDYPRAWTASRQTFALAVLSIILGICTYVGAVVALIAYLSNKAPT